The DNA region AGTGAAATACCAGATGGGCGAGTTACTTGATAGCTCTGCCTCTCATTTAGATCCTCATTTCAAAGTGGGGTCTCACCCACCACcatctgcccaccccaggagggcaGGGAACATCCAATGGGTTAGCATAcacaaaaacactttgaaaagaaTAAGGTGCTCTTATTATAAAAGGAAGCTGGGAGCTTCACAAAATTTTCCCTTTGCACATACAATGGACCCTAAAAAATTTTGTCGATTATAGGTATTTAAATGAAAGCAAGTCTAAACAAGAGGTTTTAAAAAGTccttgtggaatttttaaaacaaagaactTTAGACATGTtttgatccatctttagagaCTGGGAAAAAATACTAAGGAAATTTCAAAACACTAATTCTTAAACCACCCTCCTTAGGAAAGAAAGGCTTCCATAAGGCCAATCTGTTTTCTACCAGCTTATCCTCTCTTTATGCCCAAATAGATGTCAACGTATAGAACTTCCTTGTGCCACAGTATCCTGCAAGATTAACAGGACCTGTAATTTAGGCGGCTCTCTCCTAGGCTCCATAAATCAGATGCCCTTCAGTATGACTATTAGGCTATTACAAACAAGgttggatttctggtattttagcCTTAAGAAGTAATTTCAAATgacataattttcaaaataaaagggaACACATATTAGGGATCAGCCATCAAGGTCCAGCCTTGTGAAGCCATGACCAACCCCGCTCTTCTCCCTTTCAGAACAATCCATTGTACCCTCTCCTGTCCTCCCAAGGCCACAGCAGCTTAAAGGAGGCAGGCTTGTTGGGTAAGAGCCAGACAAGTGTGAACCCCAACTGCCATCTGAAGCTATGAGACCCtggacaaattacttaatctctctgtgccacAGTTTCAGTTATAAAATGAAATCAATTATAGTAGCTATGTCAGAGTagcagaaaatatttgctaaggtgatatatatatatatatcttagtATTATGCAAATATTCAATTAATAATTGAatggtatataatatatatggtaTGTAACACACTCTATGCACGGGATATAGCATATATTAATAACACCATTTTATTAtaggtgcatacacatttagCCACCACCAGATTCTTAGTTTTTATTATATTCTGTACATCTAATCAAGGTTTGCTGAGAGGAGGAAAAAGCTATCTAGAAAAATTAATAGACTTGTTTGAGATCACATAGCTGACAACAGGGTAATTGGGCCCAAACCTGATTCTGACTCCCAAACCCCTGCTCTTTCCATGCACACTAATACCTCCTACCAGTGCTTCTTAACCATTTTTCTGAATAAGCATTTCCTCTCCTCAGAAAATGCAGAgatgtgcatgcacacatactCTCCAGGTGCATCAGGGAGCCCACTTTAAGAATCCCTATTCAACAATTCTTCAGCCCTTTTGAGGACTATCATCTTTTCCCTTCACACAGATAGAATACATAGGGAAAAAATGCATTTTGCCTTGCACTAGTAACTCAAGATTACTGATACCTTTCCATCTTTAATTGTAGCAAAACAAGCAGCCTCAATTTTTGCAGCATGGTCACCAAGTCCCATGTGACGCAGCATCATCACAGCACTGAGTAGAAGGGCCGTGGGATTTGCCATGTCCTTGCCCGCAATATCCGGGGCAGTCCCATGAACCTGCAGCATGTGAAAAGTAGCATGATCAggcaggagaaaaaggaaaaacatcctTCCTCTGCAGAAGCTGGGATCTTAACTATCTTTCCTCCAACAGAAAACATTCAATGAATAGCTACCATGTGTAATTCATAAGAAACAGATCTTAGAAATAAAACCTCAGCgaaaaaaagagctaaagtagcaaaaattttaaaagatgtaaaacCATGGGTCAACAATCTTTTTCAATCAACTTTTGGTAAATATGTTTTTTTCAATTTGAGAAAGGATACATAAAGAAATATCTGGGGGAATATGAATGAAAACACcaagcttatattttttaagaaaacctCATCAAATTGATAATAAAAGCTAAATCAtgaagaaaaactttttttttaatttaaagaaaagaaattaaaggtatGAAGGTGGCAAAGAATACACAGGACAGGAAAGCAACAAAATgaagagacaaaacaaaaacaaacaaaacccacttCAATATAGCATCATTTTCTTTTGACAATTTGAAAAACTCAagagttaaaaattatttatgcaGATAACCCCTCCTGAGTCCTCATGTAGTTCTGACCACAATTCTGCTTCAGGTGTCAGGGTCCTTACCGACTCAAAGATAGCGACCCCGTTGGCTCCAATGTTGCCACTTGGTGTCACACCGAGACCTCCGATCAATCCTGCACACAGGTCACTGAGGGCAGAAAAGCATTTCAGAGGATACTGTGAAGATCAAGACATCTCACCAAGCACCCAGAGTTTGGTTTTTAAATACTAGTCTCCACTAAGAGTCACCAGGgctccttgaagaaatggctgattccagggttgaggctgggaaaataaaGGATGAGCCTGGAATACCTTGCTGTGCCAAAAAGTGAGGGAAGGCTCAAAGAATGAGGAGCTGTGTCAAAAGGACAAAGGAGTGCTCGCTTCAATGAGCACATACACTAAAactggaatgatacagagaagatgagCATGGCCCcgtgcaaggatgacatgcaaattcatgacccattccatattttttacaaaattgtgcagaatggagtgtaaactataatgtaaactgtagcaatgcttcaatatgtgtcatcaattataacaaatgtaccacacaaatgaaggatgttgtttatgtgggaaactgtgggagggggaagggatggggcatatgggaattccctatattttttatgtaacatttatgtaatataaagctgctttaaaaaatgaaaacaatttaaaaaggacACAGGAGACAGCTAGAAGGGAATCCCACTGGTCAAGTCAGGGACAACTTGAGCATTTGAGAGTGATAGATAAAACCATTGAATGTAACAGAAAACCAAGAATCCATATTCTTATAgttaaataaacaagtaaataaaggaaaagaaaaagcttttCCTTACAGGGGAATGTCAACAAAAAACATGTAGAAGGAATGATGGTgatagaaaatcaccattttgtcAACCTCAcatatctctctctttttaattttctttttgttaattattttttatttttgaaggagttttatttttttttaagatttattttatttatcccctccccacagttgtctgttctctgtgtctatttgatgcacgttcttctttgtccgcttctgttgttgtcagcggcacaggaatctgtgttcctttttgttgcgtcaccttgttgtgtcagctctccctgtgtaaggcgccattcctgggcaggctgcacgttcttttgcgctgggtggctctccttgcggggtgcactccttgcgcgtggggctcccccatgcgggaaCAACCCtaagtggcacagcactccttgcgcgcatcagcactgcacacgggccagctccacacgggtcaaggaagcccggggtttgaactgtggacctcccatgtggtagacagatgccctaaccactgggccaagtccacttctctaaaggagttttaaattacataaatgttgcacaaaaaatataggcaattcccatatagcccagccctacccctcccacactttcccacattaacaacatccttcatagtgtggaacatttgttatactccctctcttttttgtagacacacacacatgcacaaaataTCATTTCTGACATATTTTGTTCATTAGAAGCAAGTCAATAAGAATAGTCCACTTTCAAGGGGAAGGAAATAAAGGTCCACCTCTAGAAAGGAAGAATATGAAAAACAATTTGTGGACATATTTTAAGCcaccattgtgtgtgtgtatgtgtgtgtgtgtaaagaaagacaagaagaaggaggaagatgaggaggaggaaaagaaggagggaaaaggagaaaaagagagaggcagGGAATAATAAAGCAAGTGTGGTAAAACATTAACATTGGGGGACTCTGGATGCTTAGGATATGGTAATTCCTTGTACCACTCTTGAAACTTTTCTGTTAATCTAAAATTATGTCAataagtttttttatttaaaaattttttttaaaatcgaCCACCTTTTTACCTAGCTATACATAAAACAGATTGAAATCAACTGAAAGaacatctgaaaaatgggaagaaTGAACTAATGACCAGGGAGCAACAGTCCAGAGCTGAATTGGTAAATAAATGAACTACCTCATCCAATGTTTAATCATTGCTATCACCAACTAAATCGTTAGAATTCAGTTCATATCTTGTAACAAATGCTATGTCTTAAAacacttgaaattttaaaaaaaaattttttaggaggtaccagggattgaacccaggacttgtacatgggaagcaggcattcaacgaCTGAGCTTCATCCACTCCCCCGAATGACATTTTTAAGCCgtaattataaataaaaccatcagctaaaagaaaaagagtacATCCAGACTCACCTAAGGATGTCACCATACAAATTTGGCATAACAAGAACATCAAATTGGGATGGATCTTGTACCATCTATAAGGAAAGCATTTGTGCATTTAGCAACGAAAAACTGTCcattacacatacacatatatacacatatacactaTACACCACACAAAGTAGCAGGTAAGTGTGAATATATACTTACATTCAAACACACTGTATCAAGGtacatctcattaaatttaataTCTTTACAGTTTTCTGCAACTTCCCTGCATTTTTGCAGAAAAAGCCCATCTGACATTCGCCtgtatttaatcaaataaaaatagttGAAAGCAAAGATTTGCAGAAAGAAAAGGATCAAagcaaagaagtaaaataaattgaagaaatttCAGTTCCAGAAGCTAAGATGTCTGATTTCAATGACAGTAACGTTATTTTTTAGACTGTTAATAAAATGcaagttaaaaatgttttgggATACTTCTGGAAGCACAACAGGGTGAAATGTAAAATAGTTTGTCCATAGTAGAGaagacaatatttttatagtGTTATCCAGCAAGAACTAAGAAATACCAATTAAGAAGAATATgctaaaattgtttaaaaaggtCAAGTTATTCAATTATTtacatcattttaatattttgcatgcTTAACACTTTTCTAAGCTTAGAGATGGCCGTTAGATTGGGGATAAAGAGAATTCAAACTGCTAGAGTAATGCATCAGATAATATTAGCACTATTAGCACTGATGATTTTAAGCCCCTGAGCAAGTGGCCATTTCAGAAACACGCCCATTATTCCACTTCTAAAGCATAAACGACCCTGCCCTTTTTACCTTTGTGGCCTTTGCTAATTGGCCACAGCATCTGGGGATCCAGCGTCTCCAGGTTCCTTTTCGGATAATTCCCAGTCCCTCCTTAACTTCCAGGACCTGAATTCCTGCCCCCTGCAAATATGCTCCAGCCATTCACCCAATAAGGCACATCAAATAGGAGATTAcagcaggagaagagaagagagacacCTGACCCTCCAATTGTTACAAGACTATTTTTCAGAGATATTAGAAATCAGTGACCAAgctggagagaagaaaggaaagcccCATTGATGATCCCCCCACAAAGCACTGTCCCTCCACAAGGACTTACATGATGTTGGCTTTGTGCACAGCTGTGACATTACTCCGCTGATTATTCCGGGCATActcaaaggcaaactcagcaaTGCGCTTGCTTGCCTCCTCGGTGATGAGCTTGATACTCTGTACAACTCCATCGACGATCTGAAAGAGAGGAAATGCTGCTTCACTGGAAAGGGGGTGACAACAACTTGGTGCTAGACACCAGGCTCTACAGGGGCAGCACTGTGTGTCACATGCTTGCAAGGGGTCTGCTACCATTACTAGCCATACATACGAGATGAGGATTAATCCCAACTGCAGGGATGAGGAAAACTGAGGTGAGGGATGgtcacttgcccaaggacacCTCTGTGAAGGGGGGTGCTCAGGATTCTAGCAGAGGGCAAATTCCCAAGCCTGGGCTTTGGCCACCGTGAACTACCATGCCCTGCTCCTCCTGGCATCCACCTGAGCATTGTCAGTGGGAAACCCAACATCCAAACACCCCCTCATTTGTTGGCATCTGTCTTTGGGACAGCCAGATGTGTCTTTGGAAGAGATTTTCAACTGGAAACCAGTATAACTGTCCCAAGTGCATAGAAAGCCACTCaactaagaataaaaaaagaatctgaaaTGAACATACCACATGCTCAATTCCACTATATTCTCCTTCTGTATTCTCTCGAATGGTGACAATATTTACATCGGTGTAAGGAGTCTTGTAGCCTTCAATTGAGACACATGGCCGGACATTTGCATATAGGTCAAATGTTTTACGCAGCAATAAATTCATAGATGGGTGACCAGCTGCTATTGGGGTCTTTAAAGGGCCTGTAATAAAGAACACCCACTTGATAAAACTCTCTGTTCAGCTCAAGACTAGTATACATTTGGTCTAACTACTAGTCTACCAAGAGACCTGGGTTACCTTGTAAAATGTATTCAGTTTCTAACTTTACCCTCTCCCTCAGATTCAAATGAAGGAAGAACATTTCCTCCCCCAAGTCTTCTGGAACTTTAACTGCATTTCTTAATCTGAAGCACCTCCCGAGGACCAAGCTTCACATTATCTAATCCTGGCCTCCACACTACATGGTAGTAACTACTTTCATtgttatttaaaatggaaaataaaactttGCCCAAGTCTCCCAGCcagaaaggaacagagaagacATACCAACTCCGATCAGTCTGGATTTTAAGCCTGTGCTGAATTTAAATCTGTCACATGCTTATATTTTAAATCTTGACCTTAAAAAGgtattcattaaaataataataatgtaaaaataaagtaaaaaacaaatctagtcaaagttaaatatttattgtCATGTGATGTTGGCCAGTAATACTTTGATATTTTTACTGTGGGGGAAAAAAGCTCCCCAAACGAAAAACAAAGCATCTTACTATGAGTAAGTTGCTTCACCAAAATAACAAATGGTCAGGCCTTACTTAGCTTAAATGCAAAAGCTTTCAAAATATAACACCTGCAGCAGACATCAATAATTGCCATCTTATCCACTCAGTGCTACCTTTCAAGCCCATCTTGTTCTTATCCATGGACTCTTTGGCTTCTGGAGGGATCATCCATTTTCCTCCCGGTCCTTGAATGGCAGACACATTCCGTTCCTCCCACTGAACAGGTACCTAGATGCCACAGAGCACAGTGAACTGGAAAGCCTGTTAAAGGTGCCTGATATTCAGCATCAGACTGACACAACACCTATAGACAAACTTTTTCAACTTTATATGCAACTGGGAAAAACATGTACAAAAAAGGCCCAGAAAGTCCCTGACATACAAGATATCATTCTCTAGGATGCCCAGAGGGGTTCTCAATGTTACCCTTTCCCAGACATCCACTCCTAGCTGCCACCTGCCCATTTAGTTTTTTCACAAGGACTCTTAAGCCAGCTATAATTAGAATatcacagagagcagagaaataTTACATAGTACTGATGCAGGCTACGACAGggttgaaccttgaaaacattacactcagtgaaagaagccagtcacaaaagatcatgtattatgatttcatttacaggaaatatctagaataggaaaacctatagaaacagaaagtagatcagtggttgtctAGGGCTGGGTAAGGTACGAAGGGGCAGTTGGGGGaaatggggaatgactgctaatggatgtgagggtttctttttgggtgatgacaatgttttaaaattagacCACGGTAACAGGTGTATaactgaatatactaaaaaccagtAATTTCAATTGTGCATTTTAAACAGGTAAATTCTAGGGTATATGaattctatctctttttttttttgtctttattcatttttttaatattacattcaaaaaatatgaggtacccatatgaattctatctcaataaagctgttttttaaaaaagaattgcaTAACTCTGAAGGCAACGGTGTAAGGTATAGACTACAGTGTCACCCTTTCTTTCTACCTACATCCTTCAGGTGTGTACATACACTCAGAAGCCAGCACACTGACAGCACATAGACTAGGAACAGAAACACAGAATAAGGCACGGTCCCTGCTCACAAGGAGTGGACGTGGAGTGAGAGATCACGGTTTGATTCTCAATTCGTTGGGAATTTGCCATGTTATAAGCATCATCTCCTCTGTGGCAGTTTTAGTtagaaactcacagagaaaactattacacatataatttaaataaactgAATCCTCAACTTATAGCTTTTGGTATAACAGAAACTGATATAATCTAACACATTACTTCATCTAACAGCTATACTTAGAAACAATAAGGTATCATATTAAACAAAGGTCAATTTCTTacatttccaaaacaaaaatactCAATAATATCTCCTTGTATTGAAAGCTAGGCTCTTAGAAGTAATAATACCCCATTCTTGATGATTACACCCCATTAGATAATTATAGAAAAAGAATCCTTTGAAATCTGCCACATAATGTTTTGAAATATCACTTCTATTCTCTTTTTTGGCAGGAAGGTAGAATGAAGGTAGACAGGTGACTTGGCAGGGCTTAAAAACCTTAAATTCAGACAAGGTTCTAATATCTACAAATGCTACAGCAATACTTTGATTACTTTATATATAACTATGCCAGTACAGTAGCTTAAACCATCAGCAATGATAGGAAACAGCCACTGTTAAAATTAAAATCTGTAAAACAGACCTTAACAACTTTATAGGAACATGTCTGATA from Dasypus novemcinctus isolate mDasNov1 chromosome 3, mDasNov1.1.hap2, whole genome shotgun sequence includes:
- the IDH3A gene encoding isocitrate dehydrogenase [NAD] subunit alpha, mitochondrial isoform X1 yields the protein MDSKVLVSHSKGPGLLYLTKVSRLLGAFHNSKQVTRGFAGGARTVTLIPGDGIGPEISAAVMKIFDAAKVPVQWEERNVSAIQGPGGKWMIPPEAKESMDKNKMGLKGPLKTPIAAGHPSMNLLLRKTFDLYANVRPCVSIEGYKTPYTDVNIVTIRENTEGEYSGIEHVIVDGVVQSIKLITEEASKRIAEFAFEYARNNQRSNVTAVHKANIMRMSDGLFLQKCREVAENCKDIKFNEMYLDTVCLNMVQDPSQFDVLVMPNLYGDILSDLCAGLIGGLGVTPSGNIGANGVAIFESVHGTAPDIAGKDMANPTALLLSAVMMLRHMGLGDHAAKIEAACFATIKDGKSLTKDLGGNAKCSDFTEEICHRVKDLD
- the IDH3A gene encoding isocitrate dehydrogenase [NAD] subunit alpha, mitochondrial isoform X2 produces the protein MAGPAWISKVSRLLGAFHNSKQVTRGFAGGARTVTLIPGDGIGPEISAAVMKIFDAAKVPVQWEERNVSAIQGPGGKWMIPPEAKESMDKNKMGLKGPLKTPIAAGHPSMNLLLRKTFDLYANVRPCVSIEGYKTPYTDVNIVTIRENTEGEYSGIEHVIVDGVVQSIKLITEEASKRIAEFAFEYARNNQRSNVTAVHKANIMRMSDGLFLQKCREVAENCKDIKFNEMYLDTVCLNMVQDPSQFDVLVMPNLYGDILSDLCAGLIGGLGVTPSGNIGANGVAIFESVHGTAPDIAGKDMANPTALLLSAVMMLRHMGLGDHAAKIEAACFATIKDGKSLTKDLGGNAKCSDFTEEICHRVKDLD